The Neomonachus schauinslandi chromosome 13, ASM220157v2, whole genome shotgun sequence DNA segment AAATCAAGCAGGCGGGTGGGGATAAAGTGGGAAGAAGAGGTGCTTACCATGTGTGGAGAGGGCTCTGGTTCCTGCTCCCCAGGGACACACTCACCTAGGTCAGGACAGGAGAGAGAGGTGAGTACAAGCGCTTAGTTTCTTTCACAATGCTAGTTATGCGTGCCAGGGGGCACTGCGCCGGGAACggtcctgggccccagccccctTCAGGGACGGCTCCGCTCACGTGGCTCGCTGAAGGTCATTCACTGGAAAAGCGACAGGCTGGTGGCCGCAGCGTCCCTGCCCTCGGCTCCGTCACAAGAACAGCAGCGGCTAACATCTGCCGAGCACTTACTGACACCAGGCACAGCGCTATTTAAAGGCTTTACTTCACTGACCCCTCACACAACTTACAAGGGAGGCAttattatcccccattttacagatgaggaaagtaaggctCTGGAAGGTGCACTAGCCAGAAGTCACACAGCTCCACTTGAACTTCCGTCCTCTAACTCTGGAGCCCATCCTCTCAACACCAACACTGAATGGCCTCCTAAGAGGTACCTACGGATTCTGGATATAGCCTCACTTAAACAGGTGGCGCTAGGGTGAGCGCTGAATTGGTGCCAGGTGtatgctgtgtgacctggagcaaaTACAGGGGCCCCAGCTGCCTTCTCTAtaaagaggggtgggggggactatAACCCTACTTAGCTCAGACGGTTGCTGGAAATATCCAGGGGCTGGGCAGATGTTCTCTGAGGGCTGTGAAGAATGAGGAGGGCACAGCaaggtgaggtggggtggggctgcATTCACCTTTGTCGGCCATAGTGAAGATGGAGTCCTCAGGGATGCCCACACCCAAGGCAACCTCCCTGAACTCCTCCAGCAGGCTTTCTCGAAGCTGCGGCTGTCGCCCTGCAATGGGAAGCAGAGAAGATGCCTAGAACCACGGGTGCCTGGGCTGGCAAGGCCTGGGATTATTCTGCCCAGGGATTTTCATTTAGAAGTTGAGAACTATCAGCCCAATGTGATCTCTTCAAAACACTTATGGAAAGATTGGCTCACATAGAGAAAGAGATGTCCCTCCCAGGCTCCCACCCAGGTCTCCCAAATCCCCACACATGGCTCTTTCCACTGGTTAAGGGCCTGGAAGCTCTGGAATTCTCTGGGCCTAGAAttttaaagaccaaaaaaagagGATTCTACCTCAGATGGAAGACTGAGCTCTACCTCCTCCAGGGAGAGTAAATGTTTCCACCTTTCCCATAACTGGAGTTTTCTCAGAAGGATAAAGCAAAACTCCTGACTCCTCCCCATTCCACTGTCCCTAAATCAcggacctccccccccccaactcctgtgGGCTTATCTAGCTCCAGGCCTTTACCATAGAGCTTGGCAGTAATGGTGGGCCCATGGTGGCGGCTGAATTTCTTGGTCAGAAAGATGGCGTACTCATCATAGTTGGTGTGGACCACATAGGACTCCATGGTGATGTTCCATTCTGTACAGGAGATGCAGGAAGCCAAAGGGATCAGTGGTCAGAAGGCTCTTCTAGCCTGAGGTCCTTCACCTATTCCCCCCACACatcatctattcatccatccttctgtctatccatccatctccTCCATATATTTATCATTAATTCATCCACCAtcattccatccatccatcctctccATACATCAAACCATAAATCCAtccacttccttcctttcctcctcccttaccttctctccctccttccttcctccctccatccattAATCTATCAATTGATCTATCAGATGACCGATTAACTCACTCACCTGCCATCCATATCTACATTCGTTTACCAATCATTTGCTTCTTCTCTCACTCATCTTTTCTTTCCAACCATCCATCTACCCAAACATTCATATATTCAACCACTAATACAATTATTCGACACATAGAGCATATTTGATAAACATCTactggatgagtggataaattcATGTCCAAGTCCCTCTGTCACTTAGTACCATGCACACTGTGCATGGTAGATGcttagcaaattctttttttttttaaagattttatttatttatttgagagagagagagctcatgagaggggggagggtcagagggagaagcagactccctgtcgagcaggaagcccgatgtgggactcgatcccgggactccaggatcatcacctgagccgaaggcagtcgcccaaccaactgagccacccaggcgcccgatgcttAGCAAATTCTTATCAGCTGATTGCGGATGCCTACCAGGAGGGCTGATGAAATCCTGATGTTATCCTCAGAATTCAGCAACATCCCTTTCATTCTGGATGCCCATAAGTGCacgagagagaaggagagagagggggaagtaGGACGACAAGGCAAAGGATGAGGAGGAGTATACAGGAAGCATCTCAGAAAAATGACTTTGGGGGCAGAAAGTGCCGAGACAGAAAGAGAGCTTCAGACACATCAAGATTTTTTCAGCAAAGGGCAGAACTGCGGAAGACACCTCCAACTCAACTTACTGGGTTTATGATAGAGGAACTTTCCATTGGTGCTGGTTTTCTCATAAGCCCCGGAGATCTCCTCACAGGTGCCTCTCCTGGAGATGTACAAACCAGAAGAAAGGTAACCGCTGGTAGAGACCGAGGTCCCGACACCCACTCTCCCACAGGGtcctttccacttttttttttctttttgtaatttggaAGGTAACACTCCCAAATGTCTTGTTTAAGCCTCACACCAGTCCTAGGGGACCCGTTCACATATGAAGgaacagagggacagagacaaaAGGGACTAGTCCATGCCATCCTCTTGGCCAAGCCAGCACTAAACATCAGCTTCCTTCCCCAAAGGTGCACATCAGACTGacgcatggggtggggagggtgatgAGTGAATGCTTTGATGTGTTTATTACCCTGCGTCTCTCTGGccccagttccctcatctgtgaaatggggatcatGAAGCCTTACATGGCGGTCATGAGGGTCCAATGAGATACTATTAAACAGCTTACAGTAAGCACTATGAACACACCAGCTGTTGTTACAATGACTGCTCATTATCTTATTTATCAAGCAACatctgtgtgctgggcactgtgctacaTGCGGAGGATACGGAGGAGGGCAAGATGGACTCTGTCTGCTCACGGACCCTAGAACTGAGTGGGGTCCAGGGGCAGGCCAGAGACTGACGCAGTCAGTGCGGTGCCATGCGGAGAGAAGCTTGAGGTGCTCCAAGAGCACAAAGGCAGGCATGTAACCTGAACCTtgggggaggtcagggagggcttcctaaAGGATATGACACAGAACCTGAGTCCTAAAGGGTCCACAGGAATTAGcccagggagatggggagaggttTTCCCAGCAGAAGGAACATCAGATGCGAAATGGTGGAAGATTCCAAGAACTGAAAGAAGGTCTACTTGGGCTGGTCACAGAGTACCTGGTGAGTGCTGGGAGAGGCCCAGGCCACATCAAAGGAGCTGAATTTTATTCCCAAGGGCCATAGGGATCATGGAAAGGTTTAAGCAGACTTGAGTTTTCAAGAGGCCTTTTGTTTGCTGGGTAAAAGGTTTGAGATTAGAGATGGGGAGAAGTGTAGACAGCCAGGAAAGAGAGGCAGGTGGCCTGGGCCAGGGCGGGGACGGTACAGAAGGGAGAAGCGGACAGTGTGGAGGGATTTAGGAAGAGAAAGGACAGGGCCTGATGGTAGACTGTGCGGCCTGTGGCAGCAGAGAGAGGGGTCTCAGCACCTGCCTCCCACCCAGGTTTCCAGGTTGAGTCCTGGGGGTCGGAAGGGCCCTGACTGAGCTAAGGGACTCCCAAGGATCAAGAGCAGGTTTTGAAATAGGCATGTGTTGGGGCGCTGGCCCCCAGGTGCTGATGGGACAGTTCAGAAGGTGTGCCCTGGGGGAGGGCGGCAGAGGGACCTGGAGCTCAGAGGCAAGGTTCCGGCTGGGAGAAGAGAGCTCAACTCTCCAGGACAGGGTGGTGACTGAAGCTGGGCGGGGGTGGCAGGTGGGCCCTGGCCTCTctcgcccctcccaccccatcccctcactcaccGCCAACGTGTGCTGGTCATGCTGATCTCCCCATCCGTCGCCCCCTCGCCCAGCACCAGCGTGCTCATGGACATCCTGTCCATGAACTTCTTCAGCCATGGGCAGGTGGAGCCCATGGCCACGTGAAACCACTTCCCGTAGATCTAGGAGGCAGCCACAAGTGCTGAGGATCTGGGTTTGCCTCAGACCGCAAAGACGACTTGTCAGacacctgctcccctccctcctgtcaATGAGAAGCTGTAATGTCCGACAGCTAATCGGAGACCACGCAGCTTCAAGGAAGGACGGAGCCTAATGGTGGAACTTCCGTCCTCATGGCAAGCCTAGGAAGGGGGGTGCAGATGGGGTCCCACCCCACTCAGTGGAAGGCCTTACTCTGCTTAGGTATAGGATCTGTGCTGCTCACTTGGATGAGGCCCAGAGCCCCAAGGTTGAAGGTCCTCTTCAACCACTGCTCCCCCAGCTGTCTTTCGCTCCTCCAAGGACAGGGAGCTCAGTACCTGGGAGGCAGCCCATAGCTCCGGGCTAGAAAGGATCTCCCCTCCTTGAACTAACTCAGGACAAGCCTGCTACCTCCTTCTCCTGGCCACAAAGCATAGAGTTGAAAAAGCCCTCACATCCTGAGGAATGAGCCAGACCACCTCAGCAGCCCCCTACCGCCCCACCGAGTGCCCCTCCACCCACAACCCCTGCTTGTCTCTGAGCATAAACAAAATCCACAGCTAGAAGGGGCTGAGAGCCCCTCAAGGTCACCCAGTGACTGGGCCCACAGCGGGAGCTGGAAGGTGGTCCTGGGGCTCCCGCACACAGCACCTGCCCAGCCCTCTGAACCCCACCAGCTCGATCTCtgtcctgcttctcttctccccattaTCCCACGTCTGCCCTGTGTCACCCGGGATCTCCGTCCACAGCCAGGCCTGCGAGGGCAGCGCACCCGGGATGGTAACAggttgtggggagaggggagtggcCGAAAGCtgaagggctggggaggggggcaggaagtCACAAGAAGCTAAGCACTGTGAGGGGGCTGCAGGAGCCTTCCCCAGGGTGGGGCTGTAATGTGTAACGGAAGGCCCAGAGCCCCCTGCGGCCCAGGAGGGCAGGTTCACATGTGAGATCGTGAGATCGTCAGACAACAGGCCTGCAGAATGGCAGGTGCTTAGCGTCGTAGTGAACCCCAGACGGTCTGAGCAGGAAGGGCCCTGAGGAACCCAGCCCTGAGTTCCAGATTGGGAGATTtgcaacccccctcccccgcaaggCCCGGCTGCTCAGCCAGCCCTCCGTCGCTGCCAGAGAGGCCAGCCTTACCCGAGAGATGTCGAAGTTCTCTTGCACTTGGATGGCATCGGGCGGCGTCAGCACGGGATTGGCACTCATGGCCAGGCAGGCAGTCAGCAACAGA contains these protein-coding regions:
- the LOC110581613 gene encoding protein AMBP; this encodes MWSLRAVFLLLTACLAMSANPVLTPPDAIQVQENFDISRIYGKWFHVAMGSTCPWLKKFMDRMSMSTLVLGEGATDGEISMTSTRWRRGTCEEISGAYEKTSTNGKFLYHKPKWNITMESYVVHTNYDEYAIFLTKKFSRHHGPTITAKLYGRQPQLRESLLEEFREVALGVGIPEDSIFTMADKGECVPGEQEPEPSPHMRARRAVLAREEEGSGTGQPVTHFNKKEDSCQLGHAEGPCLGMVTRFFYNGSSMACETFRYGGCLGNGNNFASEKECLQTCRTVAACSLSIVPGPCRGNHKLWAFDAAQGKCVPFVYGGCQGNGNKFYSEKECKEYCGVPGNGDEELLHVLS